The Oxyura jamaicensis isolate SHBP4307 breed ruddy duck chromosome Z, BPBGC_Ojam_1.0, whole genome shotgun sequence genome window below encodes:
- the ZNF366 gene encoding zinc finger protein 366, with product MMKNEDTGFNVDNTQASPFSRCLQPLSPITKPHRTTPFGEEFRQHLSHFRYGPPPLGDMESFQGSLEGGSRKRKSMPIKMPPSIALEGSSSPPHRPEDQNDIGSSSLPLVFQQPVQPKYSSQMIDLCNLGFQFYRTLEHFGAKPIKQEQVKPNMAWPSSPAFMQATYPYYPKVHPGLMFPFIVPPNLHFRNPIQMKRPPEPPFRRAEVRESGENKQKVERVDVNLQIDDSYYVDVGGEQKRWQCPMCEKSYTSKYNLVTHILGHSGIKPHACSRCGKLFKQLSHLHTHMLTHQGTRPHKCQVCHKAFTQTSHLKRHMMQHSDIKPYNCRICGRGFAYPSELKAHESKHESGRENICVECGLDFPTLAQLKRHLTTHRGPIQYNCTECDKTFQYPSQLQNHMMKHKDIRPYICTECGMEFVQPHHLKQHSLTHKGVKEHKCGICGREFTLLANMKRHVLIHTNIRAYQCHLCFKSFVQKQTLKAHMIVHSDVKPFKCKLCGKEFNRMHNLMGHMHLHSDSKPFKCLYCPSKFTLKGNLTRHMKVKHGVMERGFHSQGFGRGRIALSQTNVLRSLEQEEPFDLSQKSQGKGISFHSDGESAKGSSCQEEEEDNCYEAEQYSPGMYHHDNNKLYTPQDLSGKPDCVMKSFRESYCNENEEMLSEGGLEKRIGDSDNQESQGERDATNNKEHLSFRSFEKARLGHSLSDYLYFKHRNKSLKELLERKMEKQTMLIGI from the exons atgaTGAAGAACGAAGACACAGGTTTTAATGTGGACAATACACAAGCCTCTCCCTTTTcccgctgcctgcagccactgAGCCCCATTACAAAGCCACACAGAACGACACCATTTGGTGAAGAATTCAGACAGCACCTCTCACATTTCCGCTATGGCCCTCCTCCTCTTGGAGACATGGAAAGTTTTCAGGGGTCCTTGGAAGGAGGGTCTCGGAAACGCAAGAGCATGCCAATAAAAATGCCTCCTTCTATTGCTCTTGAGGGTTCCTCTTCACCACCCCACAGACCTGAAGATCAAAATGATATAGGGTCTTCCAGTCTTCCCTTGGTGTTTCAACAGCCAGTACAGCCCAAGTACAGTTCCCAGATGATTGACCTCTGCAACCTTGGTTTTCAGTTCTACAGAACTCTGGAGCATTTTGGAGCCAAGCCCATTAAGCAAGAACAAGTAAAACCTAACATGGCATGGCCCAGTAGTCCAGCATTCATGCAGGCTACTTACCCTTATTATCCTAAAGTCCATCCTGGcttaatgtttccttttattGTGCCCCCAAACCTTCATTTCAGGAACCCCATTCAAATGAAAAGGCCTCCAGAGCCACCCTTCAGGAGGGCAGAAGTGAGAGAAAGTggtgaaaataaacagaaagtgGAAAGAGTAGATGTCAACCTTCAGATAGATGACAGCTACTACGTTGATGTTGGGGGTGAACAGAAACGCTGGCAATGTCCCATGTGTGAGAAGTCCTACACATCCAAGTATAATTTGGTCACCCATATCTTGGGGCACAGCGGGATTAAGCCACATGCTTGCTCCCGATGTGGCAAGCTTTTCAAGCAGCTGAGCCACTTGCACACTCATATGCTGACACACCAGGGCACGAGGCCACACAAATGCCAGGTGTGCCACAAGGCTTTCACTCAAACCAGTCACCTTAAGAGACACATGATGCAACACAGTGACATCAAGCCTTACAACTGCAGGATCTGTGGCAGAGGTTTTGCCTATCCCAGTGAGCTGAAAGCACACGAGTCCAAGCATGAGAGTGGCCGAGAGAACATTTGTGTGGAGTGTGGTCTGGACTTCCCCACCCTGGCCCAGCTGAAGAGACACTTAACAACCCACCGTGGCCCAATACAGTACAATTGCACTGAATGTGATAAGACCTTCCAGTACCCAAGTCAGCTGCAAAACCACATGATGAAGCACAAAGACATTCGTCCCTATATCTGCACTGAATGTGGCATGGAGTTTGTGCAGCCCCACCATCTCAAACAGCACTCCCTAACTCACAAG ggTGTGAAAGAGCACAAATGTGGAATATGTGGCCGGGAATTTACTTTGCTGGCCAACATGAAGCGACATGTCCTGATCCACACCAATATCAGAGCATATCAATGCCATTTGTGCTTCAAGAGCTTTGTGCAAAAGCAGACTCTAAAGGCACATATGATCGTTCACTCTGATGTCAAGCCTTTTAAATGCAAG CTATGTGGAAAGGAGTTCAACAGAATGCACAATTTAATGGGACACATGCACTTGCACTCAGACAGTAAGCCTTTCAAATGTCTCTACTGTCCCAGCAAATTCACCTTGAAGGGGAACCTAACAAGGCACATGAAAGTCAAACATGGGGTCATGGAAAGAGGATTTCATTCTCAAG GttttggaagaggaagaatTGCTCTATCCCAGACAAATGTCTTGAGAAGCTTGGAACAGGAAGAGCCCTTTGATCTTTCCCAGAAGAGCCAAGGGAAAGGAATCTCATTTCATTCAGATGGTGAGAGTGCCAAGGGAAGCTCATGccaggaagaagaggaagacaaCTGCTATGAGGCAGAGCAGTACAGCCCTGGCATGTATCATCATGACAACAACAAGCTATATACACCTCAAGATTTGTCTGGCAAACCAGACTGCGTGATGAAGAGCTTCAGAGAGTCCTACTGCAATGAGAATGAAGAAATGTTAAGTGAGGGAGGACTGGAGAAAAGAATAGGGGATTCAGACAACCAGGAGAGCCAAGGAGAGAGAGACGCCACAAACAATAAAGAACACCTGAGCTTTAGATCTTTTGAAAAGGCCAGACTTGGCCATTCTCTCTCTGATTACTTGTATTTCAAGCACAGGAACAAAAGTTTGAAAGaattactggaaagaaaaatggaaaaacaaacaatgctTATAGGCATTTAA